A portion of the Lolium rigidum isolate FL_2022 chromosome 1, APGP_CSIRO_Lrig_0.1, whole genome shotgun sequence genome contains these proteins:
- the LOC124662379 gene encoding GDSL esterase/lipase At1g71250-like encodes MKGIIVLLGLVVALAVGASAVRAGKPVVPAVFVLGDSTLDVGNNNHLPGKDVPRANVPFYGIDFPGGPMPTGRFSNGYNIADFIAKNLGFERSPLAYLVLKSRNYLIPSALTRGVSYASAGAGILDSTNAGNNIPLSKQLIYFASTKSEMEAAWGTHKVSTLLANSFFLLGFGSNDMFQTNPKTPADVAALYAALVSNYSAAITDLYGMGARKFGIINVGPVGCVPGVRVLNATGACNDALNRYAAGFAALVKSALADLAPKLPGFAYSLADSFAATQASFSNPQALGFVSSDSACCGTGRLGAEGGTLCKRNDTLCADRDAYVFWDSVHSTQRAAELGAQGLFDGPAELTTPINFKQLAYKRY; translated from the exons ATGAAGGGTATTATTGTGCTTCTCGGCCTTGTGGTGGCTCTCGCCGTCGGCGCCAGTGCAGTGCGGGCGGGCAAGCCGGTGGTGCCGGCGGTGTTCGTGCTGGGTGACTCGACGCTAGACGTGGGGAACAACAACCACCTGCCGGGGAAGGACGTGCCCAGGGCCAACGTGCCCTTCTACGGCATCGACTTCCCCGGCGGCCCCATGCCCACCGGACGGTTCAGCAATGGCTACAACATCGCCGACTTCATCG CCAAGAACTTGGGCTTTGAGAGGAGCCCTTTGGCCTATCTGGTGCTGAAGTCACGCAACTATCTCATCCCCAGCGCCCTGACGAGAGGAGTCAGCTACGCCTCGGCAGGAGCTGGGATCCTCGACTCAACT AACGCAGGAAACAACATCCCGCTTTCAAAGCAGTTGATCTACTTCGCGTCAACCAAGTCCGAGATGGAGGCCGCTTGGGGCACCCACAAGGTCTCCACGCttctcgccaactccttcttcctcctcggctTCGGCAGCAACGACATGTTCCAGACCAACCCTAAGACCCCAGCCGACGTCGCCGCGCTCTATGCCGCCCTCGTCTCCAACTACTCCGCCGCCATCACAGACCTGTATGGGATGGGTGCGAGGAAGTTTGGGATCATCAATGTGGGCCCAGTAGGGTGCGTACCGGGGGTCCGCGTGCTAAATGCAACGGGGGCATGCAACGATGCTTTGAACAGATATGCTGCCGGATTTGCTGCCCTTGTGAAGTCGGCGCTCGCTGACCTTGCTCCAAAGCTCCCCGGCTTTGCCTACTCCCTTGCCGACTCCTTCGCTGCCACACAGGCCAGCTTCTCCAACCCGCAGGCACTCG GTTTCGTAAGTTCGGACAGCGCGTGCTGCGGGACAGGGAGGCTGGGCGCGGAGGGAGGAACGCTATGCAAGAGGAACGACACTTTGTGTGCCGACCGGGACGCCTACGTGTTCTGGGACTCGGTCCACTCCACCCAGAGGGCCGCTGAGCTTGGTGCCCAGGGTCTGTTCGATGGCCCAGCTGAGCTCACCACACCAATAAACTTCAAGCAGCTGGCCTATAAGAGATACTGA